In Iodobacter fluviatilis, one DNA window encodes the following:
- a CDS encoding Rne/Rng family ribonuclease — protein MKRMLFNATQAEELRVAIVDGQKLVDLDIETVGKEQRKSNIYKGVITRVEPSLEACFIDYGCDRHGFLPFKEVARAYLNDNGDGNGRPRIGDSLKEGQELIVQVEKDERGNKGAALTTYISLAGRYLVLMPNNPRGGGVSRRIEGEERNELRAVLDQLETPNGMSLIARTAAIGRNAEELQWDLNYLLQLWRAVEGAASTQTGAFLIYQESSLVIRAIRDYFQPEIGELLIDKLDIYEQARQFMSHVMPANVNRVKFYQDDVPLFSRFQIEHQIETAFAREVNLPSGGAIVIDKTEALYSIDVNSARSTKGADIEETALRTNMEAADEIARQMRLRDVGGLIVIDFIDMENPKNQREVENRLRDALHHDRARVQTGKISRFGLMELSRQRLQPSLEETSHIACPRCHGTGFTRGIESSALNILRIIQEESMKENTGAIHAQVPVDVATFLLNEKRAEIFALEARLKVSVVLIPNTHLETPNYNLSRLRHEDIGSNEDVIPSYKMVDQPSETGYQPGKVKEEQTKRQEAMVKGITPDQPAPISARDRIAAPSDTVAAPSLWKKLLTWFQGEPAAPVEPPKPVAAARPQNNSRNRNDRGQRPPREPREGQAPRAERPARNEEAPAQARRGSGKPRIEEDLQKSRENREARENREPRERNERNDRTERSEAPAEQRPRNERPPRQERQPRKEAAAASNTEALLSAPVAENNTDEASEQQRSRRRRSRRGERRGERVETSGAEAAFTAIDAPAPGFVASAPAPAPVVSTPAPAPVVAPVVNVAPVAPVVTIAPLEVAAAPVAPVAPPAVAEVAPAAPVVAPAPVLAPAPAAPAAEAIAVPAPAPAVVSTPAPVVVAEPVAAPAPIAAPAAPVVTVNLAEPAPIVPAPVTPAAQAPALQIGTPEAAGLVMVATRSLPATAEEPVVVAPVRRRRRDVQAANTQLVNEAPMLQQVETQAAGNAEVAAKPVADTPRAPRRDAAAPASDHTTEPLVQVQTKQF, from the coding sequence ATGAAACGTATGTTATTTAACGCAACGCAAGCTGAAGAGCTGCGCGTTGCGATTGTTGATGGTCAGAAGCTGGTCGACCTTGACATCGAAACCGTTGGCAAAGAACAACGGAAATCCAATATCTACAAGGGGGTCATTACCCGCGTTGAGCCTAGCCTTGAAGCCTGCTTTATCGATTACGGCTGCGATCGCCATGGCTTTTTGCCGTTTAAGGAAGTGGCTCGCGCCTACCTTAACGACAATGGCGACGGCAATGGCCGCCCGCGTATTGGTGACTCGCTCAAAGAAGGCCAAGAGCTGATCGTTCAAGTCGAAAAAGACGAACGGGGTAACAAGGGCGCAGCACTGACCACCTATATCAGCCTTGCCGGCCGCTATTTGGTATTGATGCCAAACAACCCACGCGGTGGTGGTGTTTCTCGCCGCATCGAGGGCGAAGAGCGCAATGAGCTTCGTGCGGTTCTTGATCAGCTTGAAACACCAAACGGCATGAGCCTGATTGCCCGCACTGCTGCCATTGGCCGCAATGCCGAAGAATTACAGTGGGATTTAAACTACCTACTGCAACTTTGGCGTGCGGTTGAAGGCGCTGCCTCTACCCAAACAGGTGCTTTCCTGATTTATCAGGAATCAAGCTTAGTTATCCGCGCCATCCGCGATTACTTCCAGCCAGAAATCGGTGAACTGCTGATTGATAAGCTCGATATTTACGAGCAAGCACGCCAGTTTATGAGCCATGTGATGCCGGCCAATGTCAACCGCGTGAAGTTCTATCAGGATGATGTGCCACTGTTCTCACGCTTCCAGATTGAGCATCAGATCGAAACGGCCTTTGCCCGCGAAGTGAATTTGCCTTCTGGCGGCGCCATTGTCATCGACAAGACCGAAGCGCTTTATTCTATTGACGTGAACTCGGCCCGCTCCACCAAGGGTGCCGATATCGAAGAAACCGCATTACGCACCAATATGGAAGCCGCTGACGAAATCGCCCGTCAGATGCGTTTGCGTGACGTGGGTGGTTTGATCGTGATCGATTTTATCGACATGGAAAACCCAAAGAATCAGCGTGAGGTTGAAAACCGTCTGCGCGACGCCCTGCACCACGACCGTGCCCGTGTTCAGACAGGCAAAATCAGCCGCTTTGGTCTGATGGAATTATCCCGTCAACGTCTGCAGCCTTCGCTGGAAGAAACTAGCCATATCGCTTGCCCGCGCTGCCACGGCACCGGCTTTACACGCGGTATCGAATCTTCCGCACTCAATATCCTGCGGATTATTCAAGAAGAATCAATGAAGGAAAACACCGGTGCGATTCATGCACAGGTGCCGGTTGATGTTGCGACCTTCCTGCTCAATGAAAAACGTGCAGAAATTTTTGCACTTGAAGCACGCCTGAAAGTCAGTGTGGTACTGATTCCAAATACCCATTTGGAAACCCCCAACTACAATCTGTCGCGCCTGCGTCACGAAGACATTGGCAGCAATGAAGACGTTATTCCTTCCTACAAAATGGTTGATCAGCCAAGTGAAACTGGCTACCAACCAGGCAAGGTGAAAGAAGAGCAAACCAAGCGCCAAGAAGCCATGGTTAAGGGCATTACCCCTGACCAACCAGCACCCATCTCTGCCCGTGATCGTATTGCCGCACCGAGCGACACCGTTGCTGCACCATCACTGTGGAAAAAACTGCTGACTTGGTTCCAAGGTGAGCCTGCTGCTCCGGTAGAGCCACCTAAGCCTGTGGCTGCTGCGCGTCCGCAAAACAACTCGCGCAACCGTAATGATAGGGGCCAGCGCCCGCCGCGTGAGCCACGTGAAGGCCAGGCACCACGCGCAGAGCGTCCTGCCCGTAATGAAGAAGCCCCCGCACAGGCACGTCGCGGCAGTGGCAAACCACGCATCGAAGAAGACTTGCAAAAGAGCCGTGAAAATCGTGAAGCGCGTGAAAACCGCGAGCCACGTGAACGGAACGAGCGCAATGATCGCACTGAACGCAGCGAAGCCCCGGCAGAACAACGCCCGCGTAACGAGCGTCCACCACGTCAGGAACGTCAGCCACGCAAAGAAGCAGCTGCAGCAAGTAATACAGAAGCGTTGTTAAGTGCACCTGTCGCAGAAAACAACACGGATGAAGCAAGCGAGCAACAACGTAGCCGTCGTCGCCGTAGCCGTCGTGGTGAACGCCGTGGTGAACGTGTTGAAACCAGCGGTGCAGAAGCAGCCTTCACAGCGATTGATGCACCAGCACCCGGCTTTGTAGCTTCAGCACCTGCGCCAGCGCCTGTTGTGAGTACACCCGCACCTGCTCCGGTAGTTGCTCCGGTTGTAAATGTTGCACCTGTTGCGCCTGTAGTCACTATTGCACCATTGGAAGTTGCCGCTGCGCCAGTTGCACCAGTAGCACCGCCTGCTGTTGCTGAAGTTGCTCCTGCTGCTCCGGTTGTTGCTCCTGCTCCGGTGCTTGCTCCGGCTCCTGCTGCTCCGGCGGCAGAAGCCATTGCTGTCCCTGCTCCTGCGCCAGCTGTTGTAAGCACACCTGCACCTGTTGTCGTTGCAGAGCCTGTTGCTGCGCCAGCACCGATTGCAGCTCCTGCGGCCCCTGTTGTGACCGTCAACCTTGCTGAGCCAGCGCCTATTGTACCTGCTCCTGTAACGCCTGCTGCACAAGCACCCGCATTACAAATTGGTACGCCTGAAGCCGCAGGGCTGGTGATGGTTGCTACCCGCAGCCTACCGGCTACTGCCGAAGAGCCAGTTGTTGTAGCACCAGTACGCCGCCGTCGCCGCGATGTGCAAGCTGCAAACACTCAGCTTGTGAACGAAGCGCCTATGCTGCAACAAGTTGAAACACAAGCAGCAGGCAATGCGGAAGTAGCAGCGAAGCCGGTAGCAGATACGCCTCGTGCGCCGCGCCGTGATGCAGCTGCGCCAGCAAGTGATCATACTACTGAGCCTTTAGTTCAGGTTCAAACCAAGCAGTTTTAA
- a CDS encoding DUF6691 family protein, whose protein sequence is MLKIIALFSGLLFSLGLIVSGMVNPAKVIGFLDLAGHWDPSLALVMAGAIATATPFFIWAKARKQTLLTHEKMSLPASKIIDRPLIAGSILFGIGWGLAGICPGPGLVALAMGEVKAFIFVISMLIGMFIFNLLPKKS, encoded by the coding sequence ATGTTAAAGATCATTGCTTTATTTTCTGGGCTACTGTTCAGCCTTGGACTGATTGTTTCTGGCATGGTTAACCCAGCTAAAGTCATTGGCTTTCTTGATTTGGCCGGCCACTGGGATCCAAGCCTAGCGCTAGTCATGGCTGGCGCCATTGCGACTGCAACGCCCTTTTTCATCTGGGCCAAAGCCCGTAAGCAAACCTTACTGACCCATGAAAAAATGTCTCTGCCTGCAAGTAAGATCATTGATCGCCCGTTGATTGCAGGCAGCATTCTTTTTGGCATAGGCTGGGGGCTGGCTGGTATTTGCCCGGGACCTGGCCTTGTTGCGCTGGCCATGGGCGAAGTTAAGGCGTTTATCTTTGTGATATCCATGCTTATCGGCATGTTTATTTTTAATCTGTTACCCAAAAAGTCATGA
- a CDS encoding YeeE/YedE family protein, translated as MQIDWIHFTPWSALFGGALLGLASGLLALLAGKIAGISGILGGLLSASADMAWRVFFLVGILLTPLLWLAFKTPAEIQISASTPVIILAGLLVGIGTRYGNGCTSGHGVCGLSRFSVRSLAAVASFMGAGFITVFLSHHLL; from the coding sequence ATGCAAATTGACTGGATTCATTTCACACCATGGAGCGCCTTATTTGGTGGCGCATTGCTGGGCCTAGCCAGCGGCTTACTGGCCCTCTTAGCAGGAAAAATCGCAGGCATTAGCGGCATTCTGGGCGGTTTACTCAGCGCCTCTGCCGACATGGCCTGGCGTGTGTTTTTCTTAGTTGGCATATTGCTGACTCCCCTACTTTGGCTTGCCTTTAAAACACCAGCCGAGATTCAAATCAGCGCAAGCACCCCTGTTATTATCTTAGCCGGATTATTAGTGGGTATCGGCACCCGCTATGGCAATGGCTGTACCAGTGGCCACGGCGTTTGCGGCTTATCGCGATTCTCTGTCCGGTCGCTCGCTGCCGTTGCCAGCTTTATGGGCGCAGGGTTTATCACCGTATTTCTATCTCATCACCTGCTTTGA
- a CDS encoding HAD-IA family hydrolase yields the protein MPKQFDLLVFDWDGTLMDSTGTIARAIQSAFAEVGLPVPSDKEARYVIGYGMHEAMQHLAPEASAAQITEVVGAYRRFYLAQDQDVALYDGVLDALPLFADAGFQMAVATGKSRAGLDRVLASTGLDAFFKVTRTADEAFSKPHPAMLHYILDKCAVEGSRAVMIGDTTHDLQLAQNAGTQSLALTYGAHKLPELLTCKPLAHFDDFHALKDWILLNA from the coding sequence ATGCCTAAGCAATTTGATTTGCTGGTTTTTGATTGGGATGGCACCTTGATGGATTCCACGGGCACGATCGCTCGTGCCATTCAATCGGCTTTTGCAGAGGTTGGTTTACCCGTGCCATCAGATAAAGAAGCGCGGTATGTCATTGGATACGGTATGCATGAGGCCATGCAGCATCTTGCACCTGAAGCCAGTGCCGCGCAGATTACCGAGGTTGTTGGGGCGTACCGGCGTTTTTATTTAGCCCAGGATCAGGATGTGGCTTTATATGACGGGGTGCTGGATGCATTGCCTTTATTTGCTGATGCAGGCTTTCAAATGGCCGTGGCAACGGGGAAATCCAGGGCAGGTTTAGACCGGGTCCTGGCCTCTACGGGGCTGGATGCGTTTTTTAAAGTGACGCGCACGGCCGATGAAGCGTTTTCTAAGCCTCATCCTGCAATGTTGCATTACATTCTGGATAAATGCGCTGTGGAGGGGAGCCGGGCAGTGATGATTGGTGATACCACGCATGATTTGCAGCTGGCTCAAAATGCGGGGACGCAAAGTTTGGCGCTCACCTATGGCGCACACAAATTGCCTGAATTATTAACATGCAAGCCGTTGGCACATTTTGATGATTTCCATGCTTTAAAAGACTGGATTTTATTAAATGCCTGA
- a CDS encoding SulP family inorganic anion transporter, with protein MKAVRSLAKFFPIVQWLPQYQKKTFAGDLSASLIVAVLLIPQSLAYALLAGLPPQAGIYASILPLVVYAFFASSMVQSVGPMAISAVMTASALAPLAALGSVEYSALAASLALLSGLFLAALGLLRLGFMTQLLSHPVINGFTSGAAILIIFGQTTPLLGAQEHTLQHVIMHQPHHLLFGLTCLALLWLLGQPLNALLLNKKVPHAPLIAKLSPLLLILLITATVHGLNIQTRLIGPFPGQLPAFTWPDLHPNQLARLWLPAITIGLAGFLQSITIAQSLALKARRNIDSNQELIGLGAANIAAAASGGFPVSGGFSRTAVNAASGAQTPLAGVMTAAWIALAAHWLSDYLALLPQALLAATIILVAIRLIDFDFLIRSWRYDWRDGAAFISTAIAVLLLGAMQGIVAGTGVSLILFLYRSSQPHIAIVGRIAGTEHFRNINRFTTQTCPSVVAIRIDESLYFGNSAKIQAELIQILAQAPAAKHLLLILSAVNSIDYSAMQAISLLQENLRVRQIKIHLAEVKGPVMDHLHRSEMLSTLDGEVFLSAHLAMQALSGVSEDFSI; from the coding sequence ATGAAGGCCGTCCGATCTCTGGCAAAATTTTTCCCGATTGTGCAATGGCTGCCCCAGTACCAGAAAAAAACGTTTGCCGGAGATTTAAGCGCCAGCCTGATTGTTGCCGTGCTTCTTATTCCCCAAAGCCTTGCTTACGCCTTGCTGGCGGGTCTTCCGCCGCAAGCCGGAATTTATGCCAGTATTTTACCGCTAGTGGTTTATGCATTTTTTGCCAGCAGCATGGTGCAATCTGTTGGCCCCATGGCCATCAGCGCCGTAATGACCGCCAGCGCCTTAGCCCCACTGGCCGCACTGGGTTCAGTAGAATACAGCGCACTGGCCGCCAGCTTGGCCCTGCTCTCAGGCCTGTTTTTAGCCGCCCTTGGCTTGCTGAGGCTAGGCTTTATGACGCAACTTCTTTCGCACCCTGTGATTAACGGCTTTACCAGCGGCGCCGCCATTCTGATCATCTTCGGGCAAACCACCCCACTGCTTGGCGCGCAGGAGCACACGCTACAGCACGTCATCATGCATCAGCCCCATCACCTTCTTTTTGGTCTGACTTGCCTTGCTTTACTCTGGCTACTGGGGCAGCCTCTCAATGCACTGCTACTGAATAAAAAAGTGCCACATGCCCCGCTAATCGCCAAACTCAGCCCACTACTTCTGATACTACTGATCACCGCCACGGTACATGGCTTAAACATCCAAACGCGCTTAATTGGCCCATTCCCAGGCCAGCTGCCCGCATTTACTTGGCCTGACCTTCATCCGAATCAGCTCGCCCGGCTCTGGCTACCTGCCATCACCATTGGCTTAGCTGGCTTTTTGCAAAGCATCACGATTGCTCAAAGCCTGGCGCTCAAAGCCAGGCGAAACATTGACAGCAATCAGGAGTTAATTGGCTTGGGTGCCGCCAATATTGCAGCTGCAGCAAGCGGTGGGTTTCCTGTGAGTGGCGGGTTTTCCCGCACGGCCGTCAATGCAGCTTCTGGCGCACAAACCCCCTTAGCGGGTGTGATGACCGCAGCATGGATTGCACTGGCAGCACACTGGCTCAGCGATTACTTAGCGCTCCTGCCGCAAGCACTGTTAGCCGCCACCATTATCCTAGTGGCCATTCGCCTGATTGATTTTGATTTTCTGATTCGCAGCTGGCGTTATGACTGGCGTGACGGTGCTGCTTTTATCAGCACAGCCATCGCTGTTTTACTTTTAGGCGCCATGCAGGGCATTGTGGCCGGAACAGGGGTATCGCTCATTCTGTTTTTATATCGCAGCAGCCAGCCCCATATCGCCATCGTCGGCCGGATTGCAGGCACAGAGCATTTTAGAAATATCAACCGTTTTACCACCCAAACCTGCCCTAGTGTTGTCGCCATCCGAATTGATGAAAGTCTCTATTTTGGTAATAGCGCAAAAATACAGGCCGAACTCATCCAAATTCTTGCCCAGGCACCCGCCGCGAAACATCTGCTGCTTATTCTATCTGCGGTCAATAGTATTGATTACAGCGCCATGCAGGCGATCAGCCTGCTGCAAGAAAACCTGCGGGTGCGGCAAATCAAAATCCACCTGGCTGAAGTAAAAGGGCCTGTCATGGATCATTTGCACCGCAGTGAAATGCTGAGCACGTTGGATGGGGAAGTATTTCTCAGCGCCCACTTAGCCATGCAGGCACTAAGCGGAGTGAGTGAGGATTTTTCGATTTAA
- a CDS encoding branched-chain amino acid ABC transporter permease produces MDIFLQQIFNGLVVGSIYALIALGYTMVYGIMQLINFAHGEIVMIGAMVTITCINVLIGHNVALPGPMLLLIGFMMAVPVSILLGYAIEKIAYRPLRKAPRLAPLITAIGVSIVLQQAAMLIWGRNYRPFPAILPSTVHEIGGATITSLQIAIIGLALALMAGLFFLIERTKLGRAMRATAQNPEVAGLMGVNINSIISMVFMIGSALGAVAGVMVAANYDQAHAYMGFLIGLKAFTAAVLGGIGNLGGAVLGGLLLGLIESLGSGYLGDLTGGAFGSNYKDIFAFIVLIIVLVFRPSGLLGERVADRA; encoded by the coding sequence GTGGATATTTTTCTCCAGCAAATTTTTAATGGCTTGGTTGTCGGCAGCATTTATGCGCTGATTGCCCTTGGCTACACCATGGTGTATGGCATCATGCAGCTGATCAATTTTGCCCATGGCGAGATTGTTATGATTGGCGCGATGGTCACCATTACCTGTATCAATGTTTTAATTGGCCACAATGTTGCCTTGCCCGGCCCGATGCTTTTATTAATTGGCTTTATGATGGCCGTGCCTGTCTCGATTCTTTTAGGCTATGCGATTGAGAAAATTGCCTATCGTCCGCTGCGTAAAGCCCCAAGGCTTGCCCCTCTGATTACAGCCATTGGCGTATCCATTGTCTTGCAACAAGCCGCCATGCTCATCTGGGGCCGCAACTACCGCCCTTTCCCTGCTATTTTGCCCAGCACCGTGCATGAAATTGGCGGCGCAACCATTACCAGCCTGCAAATTGCCATCATTGGCTTGGCCTTAGCCTTAATGGCTGGCCTGTTTTTTCTGATTGAGCGCACCAAGCTAGGCCGTGCGATGCGTGCTACCGCCCAAAACCCGGAAGTTGCAGGCTTAATGGGTGTAAATATCAACTCCATCATTTCCATGGTATTTATGATTGGCTCAGCCCTTGGCGCGGTAGCAGGCGTTATGGTGGCGGCGAATTACGACCAGGCTCATGCCTATATGGGCTTTCTGATTGGTTTGAAAGCCTTTACTGCAGCGGTACTGGGCGGGATTGGTAATTTAGGTGGCGCTGTATTAGGCGGGCTATTGCTCGGCCTCATCGAAAGCCTCGGCTCTGGCTATCTGGGCGATTTAACCGGTGGTGCTTTTGGCAGTAACTACAAAGACATCTTCGCTTTTATCGTACTGATTATCGTACTGGTCTTCCGTCCGTCCGGCCTGTTGGGCGAGCGTGTTGCTGACCGTGCTTAA
- a CDS encoding ArsR/SmtB family transcription factor, translating to MTPQQILAMRQAANSATRVLKVMANEDRLLLLCQMVDSEKCVSDFETLLDIRQPTLSQQLTVLRKEGLVNTRRDGKRIYYSLASAEVQQMLEVLYALYCPIDIKETPDAN from the coding sequence ATGACCCCACAACAAATTCTTGCCATGCGCCAAGCCGCGAATAGCGCAACCCGTGTTTTAAAAGTAATGGCCAATGAAGACCGCCTGCTACTGCTTTGCCAGATGGTTGACAGCGAAAAATGCGTTTCTGATTTTGAAACCCTGCTTGATATTCGCCAGCCTACGCTATCGCAGCAGCTTACTGTTTTACGCAAAGAGGGCTTGGTCAATACTCGCCGGGATGGCAAACGAATTTATTACAGCCTTGCCAGTGCCGAAGTACAGCAAATGCTGGAAGTGCTCTACGCCCTTTACTGCCCAATCGACATCAAGGAGACACCGGATGCAAATTGA
- a CDS encoding RluA family pseudouridine synthase, whose amino-acid sequence MKGSSKASVTFLTVDEEDAGQRLDNFLLKHLKGVPKSHVYRIVRSGEVRVNKGRSDVTYRIAAGDVLRLPPVRVAEKPDAAPAVAASHRIDIPIIFEDDAILILNKPAGLAVHGGSGVSFGLIELIRAQRPQAKFLELVHRLDRETSGILMVAKKRSALTVLQDALRDNHRIDKRYLALVKGVWENPRSHVKFSLLKYNTAEGERRVRVSPEGKISHTVVNRRQVWKDCSLLECELKTGRTHQIRVHLAASEHPILGDEKYGDFALNKILPRQGLRRMFLHAWRLVVDHPITGKSLELEAPLPPELQSYIDQLEKTHA is encoded by the coding sequence ATGAAGGGCAGTAGCAAAGCATCCGTCACGTTCCTGACCGTGGATGAAGAAGATGCCGGCCAAAGGCTGGATAATTTTTTGTTAAAACACCTCAAGGGCGTACCAAAAAGTCATGTATATCGCATTGTGCGTAGTGGTGAAGTTCGCGTAAATAAGGGCCGCAGTGATGTAACGTATCGCATCGCTGCCGGTGATGTTTTACGTTTGCCGCCGGTTCGTGTTGCAGAAAAGCCAGATGCCGCGCCTGCTGTGGCGGCTTCTCACCGTATTGATATACCGATCATCTTTGAAGATGATGCCATTTTAATTTTAAATAAACCTGCTGGGCTTGCTGTTCACGGTGGCTCGGGTGTCAGTTTTGGTCTGATTGAGCTGATTCGCGCTCAGCGGCCGCAAGCTAAATTTCTGGAATTAGTGCACAGGCTGGACAGAGAAACGTCGGGCATTCTAATGGTGGCCAAAAAGCGCTCTGCGCTGACTGTTTTGCAAGATGCCTTGCGTGATAATCACCGGATTGATAAGCGATATTTGGCTTTGGTGAAAGGTGTGTGGGAAAATCCACGCAGCCATGTCAAATTTTCTTTGTTGAAATACAACACTGCCGAAGGTGAGCGCCGTGTGCGTGTTTCGCCGGAAGGTAAGATTTCGCACACGGTTGTGAATCGCCGTCAGGTCTGGAAAGATTGCTCCTTGCTGGAATGTGAGCTTAAAACTGGGCGCACTCATCAGATTCGGGTGCACCTTGCTGCAAGCGAGCATCCAATTCTGGGCGATGAAAAATACGGTGACTTTGCTTTAAATAAAATATTACCAAGGCAAGGGCTGCGGCGCATGTTTCTGCATGCATGGCGTCTGGTAGTTGATCATCCTATTACAGGTAAATCATTAGAGCTGGAAGCGCCTTTGCCGCCCGAATTACAATCTTATATCGACCAACTTGAGAAAACGCATGCCTAA
- the motD gene encoding flagellar motor protein MotD, whose translation MARKRRHEEHDNHERWLVSYADFITLLFAFFVVMYAISSVNEGKYKVLSNSMVDAFKQTPTSKEVIKQNQPVAGVPDKLVVLTAVSTPTPSPKVAEQTQKMQGMAGDLKKSLGTLIDQGKVRVTQSKRGIAVEISDSVLFDTAKADLHTESATALIAVAEMVKNTDNLIQIEGNTDNQAMRSGQFPSNWELSAARAASVVRLFVDVGVAPQRLVAIGYGEFRPQGSNDTPEGRASNRRVTLNILADNKDEVAVLPLGNEAKPAPAPSAPK comes from the coding sequence ATGGCACGCAAGCGCAGGCACGAGGAGCATGATAATCATGAGCGCTGGTTAGTGTCTTATGCAGACTTTATTACCCTGTTATTTGCTTTTTTTGTGGTGATGTACGCCATTTCATCGGTGAATGAAGGCAAATATAAGGTGTTGTCAAATTCAATGGTGGATGCTTTCAAGCAAACACCAACGAGCAAAGAAGTGATCAAACAAAACCAGCCTGTTGCAGGTGTGCCGGATAAGCTGGTGGTGCTGACCGCCGTATCTACCCCTACGCCCAGCCCTAAAGTGGCTGAGCAGACACAAAAAATGCAGGGCATGGCCGGTGATTTAAAAAAATCGCTGGGCACTTTGATTGATCAGGGCAAGGTGCGCGTCACTCAGTCTAAGCGGGGGATTGCGGTAGAAATCAGTGATTCGGTTTTGTTTGATACTGCCAAGGCGGATTTGCACACTGAATCTGCCACTGCGCTGATTGCGGTGGCTGAGATGGTTAAAAATACGGATAACCTGATTCAGATTGAGGGTAATACGGATAATCAGGCTATGCGCTCTGGGCAGTTTCCTTCCAACTGGGAATTATCTGCGGCCCGTGCCGCTAGTGTGGTGCGTTTATTTGTTGATGTAGGCGTAGCGCCGCAGCGCTTGGTGGCTATCGGCTATGGCGAGTTTCGGCCACAAGGCAGTAATGACACCCCGGAAGGCCGGGCCAGCAACCGCAGGGTGACTTTGAATATCCTTGCTGATAATAAAGACGAAGTGGCGGTGCTGCCCTTGGGAAATGAGGCCAAGCCTGCACCCGCTCCCTCTGCGCCTAAATAA
- a CDS encoding Rieske (2Fe-2S) protein yields the protein MPDRVLCQSQDLAERGLALRFTLLWGGRERNAFVLRYDGQVYAYINECAHIPIELDFNPGDFFDYSRSWLVCSTHGAYYAPDTGLCLGGPCPGRKLVSLPVREYAGQVCLIEEKTQHE from the coding sequence ATGCCTGATCGGGTGCTGTGCCAGAGCCAGGACTTAGCAGAGCGGGGCCTGGCACTGCGCTTTACCCTGCTGTGGGGAGGGCGTGAACGGAATGCTTTTGTACTTCGGTATGATGGCCAAGTGTATGCATATATTAATGAGTGTGCGCATATACCGATTGAGCTGGATTTTAATCCGGGGGATTTTTTTGATTACTCCCGCTCTTGGCTTGTTTGTTCTACACACGGCGCATATTATGCGCCCGACACGGGTCTTTGCCTGGGCGGCCCTTGCCCTGGCCGCAAGCTTGTTTCTTTACCGGTTCGCGAATACGCGGGCCAAGTCTGCCTGATTGAGGAAAAAACACAGCATGAATGA
- a CDS encoding S49 family peptidase: MNESWEREQLQSLLQAGIKERRSARRWNIFFKLVTFSIVILILAMMMGWVGKKASDELAGPHTAVVRLEGAISAGGEADAATLIEGLTAAFEDKNTKAVILQANSPGGSPVQAGMMADEIARLKKLYPQIPFYVVIEEICASGCYYAAAGADKIYADKASMVGSIGVLMDGFGFSGVMEKLGVERRLLTAGANKGFLDPYSPMSQGQRDKAQVMLDEIHQQFIAVVKAGRGNKLADNPDLFSGLVWSGAASVKMGLVDALGSVDSVARDVVKAKDIVDFTPRPSYADRLARQIGVSAANKLVSEFNLQLK; this comes from the coding sequence ATGAATGAATCCTGGGAACGCGAACAATTACAAAGTTTGCTGCAAGCCGGTATTAAAGAAAGACGCAGTGCGCGCCGCTGGAATATCTTTTTTAAGCTGGTCACTTTTAGTATTGTGATTCTGATTCTGGCCATGATGATGGGCTGGGTGGGCAAGAAAGCCAGTGACGAGCTGGCTGGGCCGCATACAGCCGTGGTTCGGCTGGAGGGTGCTATTTCAGCTGGGGGTGAGGCGGATGCAGCAACCCTGATCGAAGGGTTAACTGCTGCTTTTGAAGATAAAAACACCAAGGCCGTGATCCTGCAAGCCAACAGCCCAGGTGGCAGTCCGGTGCAGGCAGGGATGATGGCCGATGAAATTGCCCGCTTGAAAAAACTGTATCCCCAGATTCCTTTTTATGTGGTGATCGAGGAAATTTGTGCTTCTGGCTGCTATTACGCAGCCGCAGGCGCAGACAAAATCTACGCGGATAAGGCGTCTATGGTGGGCTCGATTGGCGTACTGATGGATGGCTTTGGTTTTAGTGGCGTCATGGAAAAACTGGGTGTCGAGCGTCGTTTGCTGACTGCCGGAGCCAATAAAGGATTTTTAGATCCTTACTCGCCAATGAGCCAGGGCCAGCGTGATAAAGCACAGGTCATGCTGGATGAGATTCATCAGCAGTTTATCGCGGTGGTTAAAGCTGGCCGCGGCAATAAGCTGGCCGATAACCCGGATCTTTTTTCTGGACTGGTGTGGAGTGGTGCCGCCAGCGTCAAAATGGGTCTGGTTGATGCATTAGGCTCGGTGGACAGCGTGGCGCGTGATGTGGTTAAGGCGAAAGACATTGTCGATTTCACTCCCCGCCCAAGTTATGCAGACCGTCTGGCCCGCCAGATTGGGGTGTCTGCGGCAAACAAGCTGGTTTCAGAATTTAATTTACAGTTGAAGTAA